The Kineococcus radiotolerans SRS30216 = ATCC BAA-149 genomic interval CACCATCACCATCAAGGTCCGCCGCTACGACTTCAGCACCCTCAACCGCTCGCGGACGCTGCCGCACGCGACGAGCTCGGCCAAGGAGGTCGCCCTGCACGCCGGGGAGCTGCTCGACGGCGTCGACGTCGCCGACGGCGTCCGGCTGCTGGGGGTGGGGGTGTCGGGGCTGTCGGAGTACAGCCAGATCGACCTGCTGGCCGAGATCGAGGACCCGCTCCCGCCGGTGGAGGACGTCGAGGAGCCGGCGGGGCTGGTGGAGGGTGGTTCGCCGCACCCCTACGGGCCGCCGGCGTCCCCGGGGTGGCGGCCGGGGCAGGACGTCGTGCACGCGGGGTTCGGGCCGGGGTGGGTGCAGGGTTCCGGCGTCGGGCGCGTCACCGTCCGGTTCGAGGGGCCGCACACCCCGCCCGGGCGGGTCCGCACGTTCCGCGACGACGACCCCGACCTCACGGCGTGCGGGCCGCCGGCCTACCTGCCGGGGGACGCGTGAGGCCCCCCGCGGGGCGCCGCGTCCTCGCCGTCCGGGGGGAGCTGGCGGCGGACCCGCTGCGCCGGTGGCTGCGGGCCCACGCCCTGCCCGGCGCCGAGCGCCACCTCGACGGCGTCCACGAGCGGGTCGTGCCGACCGGGGCCGGGCCGGTGGAGGTGAGCGTCGACCTCGGCACCTCCCCGGGCTGCGAGCAGGTGGTCCTGCACGCCCCGGCCGCCGCGCTGGACGAGGTGGAGGGGACCGTGCGGCGCTGGCTGGGCCTGGACGCCGACCCCGCGGAGGCGGAGGCGTGGCTGGCGCGCGACCCGCTGCTGGCGCCGCTGGTCGCGGCCCGCCCGGGGCTGCGGGTGCCGCGGGCGGTGGCGGGGGTGGAGACGGCGGTCCTGACCGTCCTGGGCCAGCAGGTCTCCCTCGCCGCGGCCCGCACCTTCGGCGGGCGCCTCGTCGCGGCCTTCGGGACGCCCGTGTCCTCCGCGCCGTCGTCGCTGACCGCCTTCCCGGCCGCGGCGGTCCTGGCCGACGCCGGCGCCGAGGCGATCCGCGCCGCCACCGGCGTCACCGGTGCCCGGGCCCGCACCGTGCACGCCCTCGCCGCGGCCCTCGCCGGCGGGCTGGACCTGGACGCCGCGGCGGGGGACCCGGAGCGGGCGGGCGCCGCGCGCGCCCGGCTCCTCGCGCTGCCGGGCATCGGCCCCTGGACGGCGGACTACGTGGCGCTGCGGGTGCTGGGGGACCGCGACGCGTTCCTGCCCGGCGACCTCGTGCTGCGCCGGGCGCTGGGGGGCCTGAGCCCGAAGGAGGCCGCGGCCCGCGCCGAGCCGTGGCGGCCCTGGCGCGGCCACGCGCTGCTGCACCTGTGGACCGCGGCGGTCTTCGTCCCCTGACCCCCGGGGGCGCGGACCGGGGAACGCGCGCGGGCCGCGCGGCCGGTGGGGACCGGCCCGGGCGCTGGACCCACTACGGTGCGGCTCGTGGACGGAACCGTGGTGGTCACAGGGGGCAGCCGAGGCATCGGGGCGGCGGTCGTGCAGGCGCTGGCGGCCCGCGGGATCCGGACCTGCTTCAGCTACTCCACCCACCGCGAGGCCGCCGACGTCGTCGCCGCCGGCGCCGCGGACCTCGGCACCGACTGCGTCGCGGTGCAGGCCGACGTCTGCGTGGAGGCCGACGTGCGGCGCCTGTTCACCGCCGCCGAGCAGCTCGGGCCGGTCACCGGGCTGGTGAACAACGCCGGCATCGCCGCGCGCCAGTCGCGGGTGGTGGACATGGAGGCCGACCGGATCCGGCGGGTGCTCGACGTCAACGTCGTCGGGTCGTTCCTGTGCGCGCGCGAGGCCGTGCGGCGGATGACCGGGCGCGGGGGCGGGACGATCGTCAACGTGTCCTCCCGCGCCGCCGTCCTCGGCAGCGCGGGGGAGTACGTCGACTACGCCGCCTCCAAGGCCGCCGTCGACGCGCTCACCGTGGGGCTGGCGCGGGAGGTCGCCGCCGACGGCATCCGCGTCGTGGGGGTCCGGCCCGGGTTGATCCGCACCGACTTCCACGCCCGTTCCGGGGAACCGGAGCGCGTGGAGCGGTTGCAGCGCAGCGTCCCCATGGGCCGCGGCGGGGAACCCTCCGAGGTCGCCGAGGCCGTGGTGTGGCTGCTCTCCGACGGCGCCAGCTACGTCACGGGGACGACGCTGGACGTCAGCGGCGGGCGCTGACCCCGCGCACCCCCGCCACGGTCCCCACCGGCTCGTTCAGCGCCCGTGCTTGGCGGCGTACATCCGCACGTCGGCGCGGTGCAGCAGGCTGCGGAAGTCCTCCGCGTCGTCCTCGGGGAAGGTGGCGACCCCGATGCTGACGGTGACGCGCACGGGCTGCCCGGCGATGTCGTAGGGCTCCGCGATCGCGGCCCGCAGCTGCTCGGCGACGCGGTCGGCCTCGCGGCGGGCGCTGGCGCGGTCCAGCCCCTGCAGGGAGACGAGGAACTCGTCGCCGCCGAGGCGGGCGGCGAGGTCGCTGCGCCGCAGCCGGGCCTTGAGCCGCGCCGCGACCTGCACCAGCAGCTGGTCGCCCGCGGCGTGGCCCAGCTCGTCGTTGACGGCCTTGAAGCCGTCGAGGTCCATGAACAGCACCGCGAGCGCGCTGTCGCCGCCGCGGGCCTCCCACAGCTCGACCTCGACGCGCTCCTCGAAGCGGCGGCGGTTGACGAGCCCGGTGAGGGAGTCGGTGTAGGCGAGCTCCTCGATGCGCGCCAGGTAGCTCTGGGCCCGGTCCCGTTCCCGGATCAGGGCGCGCTCGGCCTCGACCTGGGCGGTGACGTCGTTCTGGACGCCGATGTACTGCACCAGCCGGCCGTCCTCGTCGGTGACGGGCGCCATGTAGATCTCGTTCCACCACTCGCTGCGGTCGGGGCCGCGGTAGTTCAGCAGCGTCTCGCGGACCTCGCGGCCCTCGGCGATGGCGCTGCGCAGGCGCCCGATCGCGTCGTGGTCGGTGTCGGCCCCCTGCAGGAAGCGGCAGTTGCGGCCCAGCAGCTCCTCGGAGCGGTAGCCGGCGAGCTCCTCGAAGGCCCGGTTCACGTAGACCAGCGGCTGGTCCGGGCGGCGCATGTCGGCGATCGTGATGCCGCTGGTGGAGGCGGCCAGCGCGCGCTGCAGCAGGGGTTCCCCGGCCGCGGGGGCCACGACGGCGGCGGGTCGCGCGCCGGGCGGCGGGCTCGCCGGGGCCGCCGCGGGTGCGGCGGCGGGGACGGGACCCACGGCCGGCGCGACGCGCGAGAGCAGGCTGTGCGCGGCGGCGACCACCGTCTGGCGGCGGTAGGTGAGGGCGTACTCGAAGGTGCGCTCCATGTCGGGACCGTCGTCGCCGAGGTCGCGCGCCAGCAGGGCGGCGCTGAAGTGGGGGCTGACGACCACCACGTCCCACTCGCCGCGGATGGGGTCGTCGGCGGCCAGCGCGGCCCCGCGCACCCCGGGGACGGGTTCCAGGGGCAGGTCCTCGCCCAGGGCGCACACGAACCCGGTGCGGGCGACGAGGTCGCGGTAGCGCTGGGCGGTGGCGGGGGTGAAGTGGCGGGCCTCCTGGAACGTCGAGGCCACCACGCAGGTCTCGCCCAGGCGCATCGCCTGGCGCTCCAGCTGCTTGCTGAGCTCCACGAGCAGGCGCTTGGGGGAGCGGCGCAGCTGGGTGCCGGCGGGCAGGCAGTCGAAGGGGGACGGCTGGTCCACCGCGCCGGCGGCGACGGGGTCGGGCAGGGTCAGGCTCGCCACCGGGAACCGCTCGGCCGGGCCGGCGGCGGGGCGGGCGAAGAGCCAGCCCTGCCCCAGGTGCGCGCCCAGCGCCCGGGCGATCGTGAGGTGCTGCGGGGTCTCGATGCCTTCGGCCAGGACCCGGGCCCCGGTGCGCTCGGCGTAGTCGTTGACGG includes:
- a CDS encoding SDR family oxidoreductase, producing the protein MDGTVVVTGGSRGIGAAVVQALAARGIRTCFSYSTHREAADVVAAGAADLGTDCVAVQADVCVEADVRRLFTAAEQLGPVTGLVNNAGIAARQSRVVDMEADRIRRVLDVNVVGSFLCAREAVRRMTGRGGGTIVNVSSRAAVLGSAGEYVDYAASKAAVDALTVGLAREVAADGIRVVGVRPGLIRTDFHARSGEPERVERLQRSVPMGRGGEPSEVAEAVVWLLSDGASYVTGTTLDVSGGR
- a CDS encoding diguanylate cyclase domain-containing protein, encoding MSSIDRVIADGSVHSVFQPIIDLDSGAVVAYEALARGPQGPLATPDALFGAAREAGLLAELDQACRAAAFRGAVEHGLLAPLTVFVNVEPEVLDTAPVDDLLALAAGAPGELRIVLEITERALATRPAELLRTVDRVRALGWGVALDDVGADAASLAFMPLLRPDVVKLDLSLVQKRPSPVIAEIMNAVNDYAERTGARVLAEGIETPQHLTIARALGAHLGQGWLFARPAAGPAERFPVASLTLPDPVAAGAVDQPSPFDCLPAGTQLRRSPKRLLVELSKQLERQAMRLGETCVVASTFQEARHFTPATAQRYRDLVARTGFVCALGEDLPLEPVPGVRGAALAADDPIRGEWDVVVVSPHFSAALLARDLGDDGPDMERTFEYALTYRRQTVVAAAHSLLSRVAPAVGPVPAAAPAAAPASPPPGARPAAVVAPAAGEPLLQRALAASTSGITIADMRRPDQPLVYVNRAFEELAGYRSEELLGRNCRFLQGADTDHDAIGRLRSAIAEGREVRETLLNYRGPDRSEWWNEIYMAPVTDEDGRLVQYIGVQNDVTAQVEAERALIRERDRAQSYLARIEELAYTDSLTGLVNRRRFEERVEVELWEARGGDSALAVLFMDLDGFKAVNDELGHAAGDQLLVQVAARLKARLRRSDLAARLGGDEFLVSLQGLDRASARREADRVAEQLRAAIAEPYDIAGQPVRVTVSIGVATFPEDDAEDFRSLLHRADVRMYAAKHGR
- a CDS encoding AlkA N-terminal domain-containing protein, whose product is MRPPAGRRVLAVRGELAADPLRRWLRAHALPGAERHLDGVHERVVPTGAGPVEVSVDLGTSPGCEQVVLHAPAAALDEVEGTVRRWLGLDADPAEAEAWLARDPLLAPLVAARPGLRVPRAVAGVETAVLTVLGQQVSLAAARTFGGRLVAAFGTPVSSAPSSLTAFPAAAVLADAGAEAIRAATGVTGARARTVHALAAALAGGLDLDAAAGDPERAGAARARLLALPGIGPWTADYVALRVLGDRDAFLPGDLVLRRALGGLSPKEAAARAEPWRPWRGHALLHLWTAAVFVP